The genomic interval TCCTAGCATTTCACCTTCGGGATACATTAACCCCGCATCCACAATAAAGATATCAGAGTTAATTTCTATTACAAACATATTTTTTCCGACTTCACCTACGCCACCCAATGCTATTAACTTTATATTTTCTGTCTTTTCCATGATTTAATAAATCCTCCCCACTGATGTACCCGTTCAACGTCACTTAGAAATATTATACCTGATGAAAGAATTGGAATACAAGGAAATTCTCGGATAGCGACTTATAGTAATAAAATGAAATATATTCTTACGCCTTAAATAATAGTAAAAGGTCTGATACTGAGTATCAGACCTTTTACTATTATTTTGATCTTCAATGTAAAAATCAAAGCTTGCGTTTTATGAGTTTTTGTTTATTACATCCATTAATTCACTTCGTTCCGTACTAGTTAATGGCACTAATGGTAAACGAACTGAACCAACATCAAGTCCTTTTACTTGCAAAGCAGTTTTAACTGGTCCAGGACTAGGAACAACAAATAGTTGCTTCATGACAGGTAATAATTTGCGATGTTGTTCTGCTGCAGAAATGTAATTACCGCTTATAAATGCTGAGATCATAGCTTGCATCTCTTTTCCAATAATATGGGATGCAACGGATACAACACCAACACCACCGATTGATAAAACTGGCAATGTTAAGCCGTCATCACCAGAATATAGAACAAAATCATTCTTTGTTCTAGAAATAATTTCTGCCATGGCGTCTAAATTCCCACTTGCTTCTTTAACAGCTACGATGTTTGGAATATCCGACAGTCTAACAATTGTATCTACAGTCATATTAACCGCGCTTCTACCCGGAATATTGTAAAGCATAACAGGTAGTTTAGTTGATTCAGCAATCGCTTTAAAATGTTGAAATAATCCTTCCTGACTTGGTTTATTATAGTAAGGTACAACTAGCATGATTGCATCGACACCAAGTTCTTCAGCTTGTTTCGTTAGCTTAATAGAAGCAGCGGTATTATTACTTCCCGTTCCAGCAATAACTGGAATTCTTCCATTCACTTCTTTTACAGTATGCTGAATTAAAGCTAGTTTCTCTTCCGTACTAAGAGTTGGAGATTCCCCTGTTGTACCTGCTATAACCAAAGAATCTGTTCCATGGTTAATTAAATAGTCGATCAATGTTGATGTTTTTTGAAAATCGATATTTCCGTTTTTATCAAACGGAGTGACCATTGCTGTAGAAAGTCTACCAAAATGAATCATTTCACGCTCGCTCCTTATGTTACGTATTACCATTAAGGTGTTGCAAAAGATAAATATCGTGGAAGTAATCCGCTCTTATTTTGATAATTCAAAAGCTTCATGTAGAGCATTAACCGCTTCGACCATATCCTCATTTTTCACCAATACCCAAATCGTTGTATGGCTATCTGCCGATTGTAGAATTTGGATTCCCTTTTCAGAAAGTGCTGTCACTATTTTCGCTGTCACTCCTGGAACACCCATAATGCCTGCACCAACTGTTGAAACTTTTGCACAATGTCTATTAATAACCGGATCATACCCAAGATTTTTCAAAGTTTCAATCGCACGGTCTGTCACTTGATCGGTTACAGTGTAAATGACACCTTTAGGAGTAATATTAAAAAAATCTACACTGATTCCTTCTTTTGCCATTGCTTTAAATACTTCTGGCTGTAAATTATATTGGCCTTCCTTTGCTGTTACTTTAATTTGAGTTACATTAGAGACATGTGCGATTCCAGTGATTATGCTTTCATGGACATCGCTTCCTCTTTTAGTAGATTGATTTGATGTAACGAGTGTTCCCGAGGACTGTGAGTATGTTGATCTTACACGGATTGGTACTTCAGATTGCATGGCTATTTCAACTGCTCGAGGATGAATGACCTTCGCACCTTGATATGCAAGATTAACAATTTCAGTATAGGTAACTATAGAAAGAGGTTTTGCGTTTTCTACAATTCGTGGATCTGCTGTCATAACACCTTCAACATCTGTAAAAATATCCACAAATTCTGCTTGTAAAGCTGCACCTAAAGCTGCAGCAGACGTATCGCTTCCACCTCTCCCGAGTGTTGTAATATCTCCATTTTTAGTAGATGCTCCTTGAAACCCCGCAACAACGACTACATCATAAGTTTCAAGTGTATCTAATAATCGTTCACATTTCATTTCAAGTATCTTTGCATTCGTATGTTCATGATTCGTTACGAAACCAGCCTGGGCCCCGCTTAACGCAGTAGCCTTTATATTATGATCATTTAGCATACTAGAAAATACAATTGATGAAATCATTTCACCACAAGATAAAAGCATATCCTGTTCTCGAGTTGAAATCGTATCTATATCACCATAAATTAAATCTAATAATGTATCAGTTGCATAAGGATCACCTTTTCTGCCCATGGCAGAAACAACGACAACGACTTTATAGCCTTCCTCAATTGCATCTTTAATATGTTTACAGGCCAATTTTCGACCATTATCATCTCTAACAGACGTACCACCGAATTTTTGAACAATAATTTTCATTGAAACACCTCTACTCCAGACGTGAGAGAAGAGAGCCTGATATGATCCATGCTCTCTTCCAAAAATAAATTAAACTAATTGTAATTTTATTAAACTCTCTGCTATTTGTACTGAATTCCATGCAGCACCTTTTAATAGGTTATCAGAAACAATCCACATATGGAAACCATTTTCTTGGTCTAAATCTTTACGGATTCTTCCTACGAACACATCATTTTTTCCTACACAATGTGCTGGCATTGGATAAATTTGATTTGATGGATCATCTTGAAGTGTAACACCATCTGCATCCTTTAACAATGCTTTAATTTGGTCTGCAGTTACATCTTTTTGATCAATTTCAATATATACTGATTCTGAGTGGCCTGTTTCAACAGGTAAACGAACACATGTAGCTGCTACTTGTAATTGAGGCGTATTCATAATTTTCTTTGTTTCATTGATCATTTTCATTTCCTCAAATGTAAAACCATTATCTTGGAATTTATCAATTTGTGGAATAGCGTTGAATGCAATTTGATAGTGTTTTTCGTCACCTTTTACAGGGAGAATTTCAGGTGTGAATTGGTCCCCATTCAAAATAGCCTTAGATTGTTCTCTTAATTCATTAATTGCTACAGCTCCAGCCCCAGAAACTGCTTGATAAGTTGATACGATCACTTTATTTAACCCGTAAGCTTGGCGAAGCGGTTCAAGTGCAACAACCATTTGAATTGTAGAGCAGTTTGGATTTGCGATGATACCATTATGAGTTTTTAATGCTTCCTCGTTTACTTCAGGTACAACTAATGGAACATTTTCATCCATACGGTAAGCACTTGTATTATCTACTACAATAGCACCGCGTTTAACCGCTTCTGGTGCTAGCTGTTTTGACACGTTTCCACCCGCACTAAATAGTGCAATTTGAACTCCTTCAAAGCTTTCTGGAGTTGCAGCTTGAACTGTATATTCTTCGTTTTTGAACGTTACTTTTGTACCTGCTGAACGTTCAGAAGAAAGCAAAGTTAGTTTTGAAATTGGGAAATTACGATTTTCTAAAGTTTGAAGCATTTGCTGCCCAACTGCTCCTGTTGCTCCGACTACTGCTACATGATAACCTTTTGCTTCCATCAATACTAGCTCCTTCCAGCTATTTCAACAAACATGATAATAGCTTCAAATCTTTTACGTACTATTCTATCATAATAATTAAAGAATGAACTCAAAAATTTATGATTATTTTATTGAATTTTTAAATTATTTTTCTAGATCGCGGAATTTTTCAACAACTACAGGTTGATATTGTTTGCCTTCTAATGCCGCTAATACTG from Metabacillus sediminilitoris carries:
- the dapA gene encoding 4-hydroxy-tetrahydrodipicolinate synthase, which codes for MIHFGRLSTAMVTPFDKNGNIDFQKTSTLIDYLINHGTDSLVIAGTTGESPTLSTEEKLALIQHTVKEVNGRIPVIAGTGSNNTAASIKLTKQAEELGVDAIMLVVPYYNKPSQEGLFQHFKAIAESTKLPVMLYNIPGRSAVNMTVDTIVRLSDIPNIVAVKEASGNLDAMAEIISRTKNDFVLYSGDDGLTLPVLSIGGVGVVSVASHIIGKEMQAMISAFISGNYISAAEQHRKLLPVMKQLFVVPSPGPVKTALQVKGLDVGSVRLPLVPLTSTERSELMDVINKNS
- the dapG gene encoding aspartate kinase, with translation MKIIVQKFGGTSVRDDNGRKLACKHIKDAIEEGYKVVVVVSAMGRKGDPYATDTLLDLIYGDIDTISTREQDMLLSCGEMISSIVFSSMLNDHNIKATALSGAQAGFVTNHEHTNAKILEMKCERLLDTLETYDVVVVAGFQGASTKNGDITTLGRGGSDTSAAALGAALQAEFVDIFTDVEGVMTADPRIVENAKPLSIVTYTEIVNLAYQGAKVIHPRAVEIAMQSEVPIRVRSTYSQSSGTLVTSNQSTKRGSDVHESIITGIAHVSNVTQIKVTAKEGQYNLQPEVFKAMAKEGISVDFFNITPKGVIYTVTDQVTDRAIETLKNLGYDPVINRHCAKVSTVGAGIMGVPGVTAKIVTALSEKGIQILQSADSHTTIWVLVKNEDMVEAVNALHEAFELSK
- the asd gene encoding aspartate-semialdehyde dehydrogenase, which produces MEAKGYHVAVVGATGAVGQQMLQTLENRNFPISKLTLLSSERSAGTKVTFKNEEYTVQAATPESFEGVQIALFSAGGNVSKQLAPEAVKRGAIVVDNTSAYRMDENVPLVVPEVNEEALKTHNGIIANPNCSTIQMVVALEPLRQAYGLNKVIVSTYQAVSGAGAVAINELREQSKAILNGDQFTPEILPVKGDEKHYQIAFNAIPQIDKFQDNGFTFEEMKMINETKKIMNTPQLQVAATCVRLPVETGHSESVYIEIDQKDVTADQIKALLKDADGVTLQDDPSNQIYPMPAHCVGKNDVFVGRIRKDLDQENGFHMWIVSDNLLKGAAWNSVQIAESLIKLQLV